A genomic window from Myotis daubentonii chromosome 4, mMyoDau2.1, whole genome shotgun sequence includes:
- the LOC132233266 gene encoding large ribosomal subunit protein eL42-like, with protein MVNVPKTRRTFCKKCGKHQPHKVTQYKKGKDSLYAQGKRCYDRKQSGYGGQTKPIFRKKAKTTKKIVLRLECVEPNCRSKRMLAIKRCKHFELGGDKKRKGQVIQF; from the coding sequence ATGGTGAACGTTCCTAAAACCCGCCGAACTTTCTGTAAGAAGTGTGGCAAGCATCAACCCCACAAAGTAACACAGTACAAGAAGGGCAAGGATTCTCTGTATGCACAGGGAAAGCGGTGTTATGACAGGAAGCAAAGTGGCTATGGTGGGCAGACTAAGCCGATTTTCCGAAAAAAGGCTAAAACTACAAAGAAGATTGTGCTGAGGCTTGAATGTGTTGAGCCTAACTGCAGATCTAAGAGAATGCTGGCTATTAAGAGATGCAAGCATTTTGAATTGGGAGGAGATAAGAAGAGAAAGGGTCAAGTGATCCAGTTCTAA